ATGGAAGGAAGAACGGCTGTCATTACAGGGGCCACCAGCGGCATCGGTGCAGCTTATGCCCTTTGGTTTGCCCAGGATGGATATGATCTCATTATCACGGGACGGCGCAGAGCTGTTATTGAAGAGTTCGCCCAGAAGCTGAGAAAATCTTATGGCATAAAGGTGGAAGTTGTCATCGCGGAGCTAGCCAAACCTGATCAGGTGGAGAAACTCATTGAGAAAATCAGGCATCGCCAGGTTGAGGTCTTAGTCAACAATGCCGGTTTTGGAGTGAATAGTTTCTATCAGGAGTCTGATTTGGAGATCATGGAACAAGTTGTGGAAGTAAATGTGCTGACCCCCATGAAGCTTATTCATGCACTCTTGCCCGGCATGATCCGGAGAGGCCGGGGAATCATTATCAATGTTTCCTCAGAAAGCGCCTACTTAAGCATTCCCAAAAACTCAGTTTACTCAGGAGTCAAAGCGTTTTTACTAAGCTTCACGGAAGGACTGCACTTAGATTTGCGGAACACCGGCGTAAAAGTACAAGTGGTTTGCCCTGGGTTTACAAGGACTGATTTTCATGAAAAGATGGGAATGAAGAAATCAAAACAGAGAAATAAAGGTTTAATTCATTGGATGTCTCCGGAAAAAGTTGTGGAAATCTCTTTAAAAGATCTTAAGAAGGAGAAGGTTATCTGTATACCTGGAATTCATACAAAATTACTAATTTTTTTTGGTAAAATACTGCCCAAGAATTACTACTATAAATTTGCAAGTACGTTTAATCAAAAAAATAAAAGCAATAGCCGGAAAAATCAGATAAAACAGTAATATTTTAAATATTGTACCTATACGAAAGTGGCAATTAGTTGTAAAATATTAATTAATAAACAAAATATCAGTTAGAATGTGGGTGAGACACAGGAAGATGTTAGAGCTATCTAAATCATCATCAGTGATGTCTGAATTAAAACTTAATCAAGCCTATGTTCAACAAATAGCTGAAGTTATTGCCGCTGTAATAGAATTTGAGGTTGTTATTATTGATAGTAACACTGAGGTTATTGCCGGAACCGGCAAATATCAGAGCGAAATTGGTTTTGTTTATGGTAAAGAATCTATTTCGGGGCAAATGATTAAAAATGGAAGTAATTCTATCTTAGACGATGATCCAAGTAAACACGATATCTGTAAAAACTGTGATCAGAAAATTCACTGCCGAATTAAGGCAGCCATACTGTCGCCGATTATTTTACATGACAAGGTTATCGGTAACATCTCAATATTTGCTTTTGATGTGGCAGAGAAAAAACAATTGCTGGCCAATCAAAGAAAATATGAAGATTTTCTGACCAAACTGGCGGCTTTGACCAGCAGCAAAATTGATGTCAATGAAATGAACAGCCGGCTAGCCATTATGGCCAATCAATTCAGCGCCGTTATCAACTCCATCATTGAGGGGATTATTGCTATTAACCATGGAGGCTACATAACCCATATTAATAAATCGGCTGAAAAGCTATTAAGCATCACCACTAGGCAGATGAACGGCCGGCATATTAATGATATTTTTCCTGAGTTTTCCGTTCCCAAAGTTCTCAAATTTGGCCAGCAATACGTTGAACAAGAAATTAAGTATTTCACCAAAGACACTAAAGATGAACAGTGCCATTTTATCAGCACCATCACCCCCATTAAAAAAGACCTGGAAATCGTGGGCCTGGTTATTTCCTTTAGAAGTATTGGTGAAATGAGGAAGTTAGCCGGACGTTTGATCAGAGAAGAACGTAAATATTCTCTGGATGGAATACTGGGCACAAGCAAGGCCATGACCGCCCTAAAGCAAAAAATGCAGCTGGTTGCTGCTACGGATTCCACCATCTTAATTACCGGGGAGAGCGGCACAGGCAAAGAGTTATTTGCCCGGGCTATTCATGAAGAAAGCCACCGCAAGAACGGCCCCTTTGTGGCCATTAACTGCGGTGCCATTCCGGAAAACCTCTTGGAGAGTGAACTCTTTGGCTATGAAGAGGGAGCTTTTACAGGAGCCAGCAGGGGAGGGAAACCGGGTAAATTTGAGCTGGCCAATGGCGGGACTATCTTTCTCGATGAAATCGGCGACATGCCCATGCACCTGCAGGTAAAATTGCTGCGAGTACTGCAAGAGGTTAAATTCGAACGAATTGGTGGAGTAAAGCCGGTATGGGTGGATGTTCGAATCATTGCCGCAACAAACCGCAACCTGGAAGAAATGATCGAAGAAAAGCTATTTCGCAGCGATCTCTTTTACAGGTTAAGTGTTATTCCTTTTTATATACCGCCCCTGCGGGAGAGGAAAGAAGATTTAATCCTGCTTCTCCATCATTTCTTAGATAAATATAACTTGATTTTAGGTAAACAAATTACGGGATTTACCCAGGAAGTTCAGCGAAAAATGCTGGCCTACCCGTGGCTGGGGAATGTAAGGGAACTGGAAAATGCCGTAGAATATGCCGTAAATATCGCCACAAAAAATGTCATTGACAGCTCCTTTTTGTCTTCCCGGGTCAACGATTACTTTAAACATAATCCCGGTTTGACAACAGGAGAAGCACCGCCCACTCTGGCCGAGCTGGAAAAAAGCGCAATTGAGGCAGCCTTGAAAAAGTTTGGCAACACTCGGCAAGCTAAAGAGAAGGCCGCCGAAAGTTTAGGCATGAGCAGATCCACCTTTTACAGGAAGATTAAAAACCTGGGTTTGAGTACTAAAGCCCTTTAAAAAATAAAAATTACTTTAAATCTTAAATTCCTTAAAACCTAAAATGATTAAGCTAAAAGCTTTTTGGATAGTTAAAAGACTGCTCCAAAAAGCTTTTTTATATAATTTATCTTTCATTCTCTGTTGGTGCAAAAATGCATTCTGTAGAAAACGTCGACCCAAAAGCCAGGGCAGCTTCGTCCACAGAAGTGAACCCATTGCATGGAGAGGCGGTAAAACCTACAAGCCGGCGCGGGCTAGCGGCCAGAGGTTCACCGCAGGTACTACCCAAAGGTTTAGCACGAAAGTGTCCGGTGTACATTTCGCTAAGCGGTTATCTCCAAAGAACTTATCCGCTGAAGATAGCTCCCGCGCCGCGAGTAGGCGAGCCTCGGAATGCTGGGGGGAGGGGATGTGGAGCGAAGCCGCCTGACCTACGCACCCCACTTTCATTTTTTTACAAAAAATATTTTTTATTTAATTTCCCAAAGCCTCTGAGAAAACCATACTAAAATCCTAAAACAGGATTCAAAAATCCTAATTTAGGATTTTGAGAAGTGGTCCTATCACAGCCTTTTGAGGATTCAATTATTATAAATTCTCAAAATAAGATAAATCTTATGAGCTTGTATTGCTGACAAGTCTAAAAATAAGGATTTCCCTAGTGGCATAATTTTTGCAATAATCAAAAATTACAAAATACCGAATTTAACATTACATTTTATCGAGGGAGGTAGAAAAAACAAATGTCAAATTTTGAAGAACTTTCCCAAAGTATCATTAGCGGGCAGCTGGATCGAGTCAAGTCACTTACACAACAGGCTATCTCAGCCGGAAGCAATCCTGTGGACATTATCAATCAGGGACTCATTCCTGGAATGAGTGTAGTAGGTGCCCGGTTTAAAGCCGGTAAAATGTATGTCCCGGAAGTCTTAATGTCAGCCCGGGCGATGGATGCCGGTATGGAGCTTGTTAAACCCTTAATTTTAAGCGGTGAGATCCCATCTGCCGGAAAAATCGTCATCGGAACTGTTAAAGGAGACCTCCACGATATTGGTAAGAACTTAGTCAGCATGATGCTGGAGAGTGCCGGCTATACCATCATTAACCTGGGTGTTGACGCCGGACCGGAGAAATTCGTTCAAGCTGTGAAGGAGCACCAGCCTGGGGTTATCGGCATGTCTGCATTATTGACCACCACCATGCTGGCCATGAAAGATACCATTGAGCTGCTGAAAGAAGAAGGCCTCCGGGATAAAGTTAAAGTTATTATCGGAGGGGCTCCTATATCTCAGGATTTCTCAGATGAAATCGGTGCTGATGGTTTTGCTCCTGATGCTGGATCTGCAGCTGATCTTTGTAAGAAACTTCTAGCCTAGTCAGTTTAGAAAGGAGAGTGTGTGACTTGTCAAAAAGCCAATACGTTAGGGCCAACTATCAAGTTAATGCTACCCCACAATTAAAAATGTTAAGCGATGACCAATGCGAAATGGTCATGAACGGTGCCCTGGAGGTGCTGGAGAGAACCGGTGCGGAGATTCACAGTCCGGAGGCCTTGGAAGTCTTCCGCAAAGGAGGATGCTGGGTTGAGGGCAATATGGTGCGTTTTCCCTCTCACCTGGTGGAGTGGGCGATCCGCAGCGCTCCGTCACGGATTGTAGTTTCCAATCAGAAAGGGGAAAGAACCTTATTTTTAGAAGGACAAAACATTTATTATGGCCCTGGCCCCACTAATACTTATACTATTGATCCTTTCACAGGGGAACGGCGCCGTCCCAGAAAGTCTGATACCGTCAGAGCAGCCAAAGTCATCGATGCACTGCCCAACATTGACTATGCTATGGACTGCGGAACAGTCATGGATGTAACTCCCACCTTATCCGATGTTCATGCCTTCCAGGCCATGTTGGAAAACACCAATAAACCCATTATTCACTGGGGATTTGGTATTGAACAATATCAAGACATTATTGACATGGCCGCCGCTGTAGCAGGCAGTCTGGAAGCTCTGCAGAAAGATCCTTTTATTCTTCTCTATTCAGAATCCAGCCCGCCCCTGCGGCACTCCATAGAAGCCATTGATAAAGCTATTTTTGCAGCGAAAAACAATATCCCCATCGTTTATACTCCCTGCACCTTTGCTGGCGGTGTAGCACCTGCCACTATGGCAGGAACTCTGGTCATTGCTGTGGCAGATTCCCTGGTCGGTCTGGTAGCAGGACAGCTGGTACGTCAAGGTTCTGGTTTTGTCATGGGCGGTTTGATTTCCACCATGGATATGGCAAGTACTATTCTCTCCTACGGCGCAGCAGAGCTGAGCCTCCTTTCCGCAGGATTAACGGCAGTTGCCCGCTATATGAAAATTCCTATGTTCAGTACCGGCGGCTGTACGGATTCCAAAGTCATTGACGTACAGATGGGACTGGAAGCGGCCTTCTCAATTTTGATTGCCGGCTTAAGCGGTGCCAACCTCATTCATGACTGCAGCTATATGGAGTACGGAGCTACCTCCTCTCTGGAACTGATGACCATGGATGATGAAATTATCGGCATGGTGAAACGAATTCTTCAGGGCGTCAAGGTAGACGATGAACACTTAGCCCTAAATGTTATCAATGACATTGGTCCCGGCGGACATTACTTAGCACACGATCATACCATGGCTCATTTCCGTGAATTCTGGACACCGACCTTGATTAATCGCCTTAGATATGACGGCTGGAAGGCAGAAGGCTCCAAGTCCATGGCCCAGCGCGTTAAGGAAAAAACTCAAGACATCATTAATAATCACCAGGCTGAACCTAAACCGGATCATGTCTTAAAAGCTATTCAAGCCATTGTAGACAGAGCAGAAGCTCGGGAAGCTAATAAACGATAGGAGGTCGATTAATCAATGTCAAATTTTGAAGAACTTTCTCAAAGCATTATCAGCGGGCAGCTGGACCGGGTTAAATCCCTTACTCAACAGGCCATCGGAGCAGGAACCAATCCTGTTGATATTATCAACCAGGGACTAATCCCGGGAATGAGCGTAGTAGGAGCCCGGTTTAAGGCCGGTAAAATGTATGTTCCGGAAGTCTTAATGTCAGCCCGGGCTATGGATGCCGGTATGGAACTTGTTAAACCGTTGATTTTAAGCGGAGATATCCCATCCGCCGGGAAAATCGTGATTGGAACGGTAAAAGGAGACCTCCACGATATCGGCAAGAACTTAGTTAGCATGATGCTGGAAAGTGCCGGCTATACCGTCATCAACCTGGGTGTTGACGCCGGACCGGAGAAATTCGTTCAAGCTGTTAAGGAACACCAGCCTGGGGTTATCGGTATGTCCGCTTTGTTGACTACCACCATGCTGGCCATGAAAGATACTATCGAACTTCTGAAAGAAGAAGGCCTGCGGGATAAGGTCAAAGTTATTATTGGAGGAGCTCCCATATCTCAGGATTTCTCCGATGAAATCGGTGCCGATGGCTTTGCCCCCGATGCCGGGTCCGCAGCGGATCTTTGCAAGAAACTTCTGGCCTAGTAAGTTTAGAAAGGAGGATGAAAATGCCTGTAAGAAGCAATTACGCAGAAAATACCAGTCCTATGTTTAAGATTCTTTCTCCCAGACAGTGTGAAGAAATTCTTCTCGCTGCTCAAGAGGTTCTCGAACGTACCGGGGTAACTGTCTACGATGAAGAAGCCCGGGAAACTATGAAAAAAGCCGGCTGTTGGGTTGACGGTATTTTAGTTCGTATCCCTTCCGCCGTGGTGAACAGAGCTTTACAATCCGTTCCGAAAAGGGTCACTCTTTGCAATAGCCGTACGGGTTCCCGGGATGTTCGCTTAGAGGGCTATAACGCTTATTTTGGTACAGGTTCTGATACCCCCTTTACCATTGATCCTTATACCGGCAAGCGGCAGCGCTCCACAAAGCAGTCTGTCAGCAACGCCTGCAAAGTCATTGACGCTTTAGAAAACCTGGATTTCGTCATGTCCTTAGGGATTGTGCAAGACGTGCCGCTCCTCATTTCTGACCGCCATCAGTTTGAGGCTCAAGTCCTGAATACTGGCAAGCCCATTGTTACCACAGCTCATGACATCTATGGCTTTGCCGATATCATTGAGATGTGCGAAATCATTGCCGGCGGTGTAGAGGAGCTGCGCCGCAATCCTTTCATGACCCTTTATGCTGAGCCGATTTCACCCTTGCAGCATGCTTGGGAAGCGGCTTCCAAATTGATACTGGCTGCTAAAAAAGGCTTGCCTGTTGTTTACACCCCCTGCGTTATGGCTGGAGGAACAGTACCGGCTACCATGGCAGGAGTCTTAACCCAAGGCTTAGCTGAATCCTTAAGCGGCTTAGTCATCAACCAGTCTACCAGAGAAGGTTCACCCTTCATTATGGGCGGCGTCTTCACCATTATGGATATGGCTACCACCATCTTCAGCTATGGTTCGCCGGAATTCAACTTGCTCATGTCATCTTTGGCTGATATGGCTCATTACCTGCACATTCCTATGTTCGGCACCGCCGGCTGCTCAGACTCCAATATTGTGGATGAGCAAGCAGGTATTGAAGCAGCCATGTCCATTGCTATGACTGCTCTTTCCGGACCTAACCTTAACCATGATGTGGGCTATATCGAATATGGTTCTACTTCATCTTTAGAGTTTTTAACCATTAATAATGACGTTATTGGTATGGCCCGCCGTTTAGTCCGGGGTATCGAAGTGAATGAGGAAACCCTGGCATTAGATCTGATTCATAAAATCGGTCCCGGCGGACACTTCCTCTGTGAAAACCATACTATGGAAAACTTTAAAAAGGAAACCTATTATCCTAATCTCATTGACCGTCAGCGTTTTGAGTCCTGGACGGAATATGGCTCAAAAACCTTATTCGAGCGGGCCAATGAACGAGTCAAAGATATTATTGAAAACTATGAACCCGATCCCCTTCCTAAGGACATCCAGCAAAAAATCAGGGGGATTGTTGAACGGTCAGAACAAAAAATCGCTAAGTAGTAAGTGGGCGAAATGGAGTGACAGAAAATGCCTTTAATACTAGGGATTGATACTGGCGGAACCTTTACCGACGGGGTGCTTCTGGATTTAGACACCAAGGAAGTGAAGAGAAAAGCCAAGGCATTTACGACACGTGGGGATTTATCCATTGGTATTCGAAATTGCATCGAAAACATGGGTGACTTAGACCCGCGTCAAGTTCAGCTCGTATCTCTGTCTACGACATTAGCAACGAACGCCATTGTTGAGGGTCGCGGTTGCCGGGTTGGTTTAATTATGATTGGTCATGAATCCTCCGGCAACCTCCCTGCTCATCAGGTATTTGTGGTTAATGGCGGGCATGATATTAAGGGGATACCTGTTTCGGAACTCGATTTGGAGGCTATCCGAAGAGCAGTGACAGATATGCGCGGGCAGGTGGATACTATCGCTATTTCCAGCTATCTCAGTATTCGCAATCCCGAGCATGAACAAGCTGCCCAGAGATTAATCCAAGAGCTTTGGGATGTACCCATTGTCTGTGCTCATCAGCTGACAACAGCTCTTGGCTATTATGAAAGGACGGTAACCGCCTGCCTGAATGCCCGGCTATTGCCAATTATTGCCGAACTCCTTGCTGCTGTAAGATCTGTCCTTAAAGAAAAGAATATTACCACCCCTTTGATGATTGTCAAAGGGGATGGTTCCCTGATGAGTGAAACCATGACTAGGGAGAAACCCATTGAGACCATTCTTTCAGGGCCGGCAGCAAGTATTGTGGGGGCAGTATTTTTGACAGGGAGTGACTCTGCCCTTGCCTTGGATATGGGTGGAACAACGACGGATATCGCCATATTAGAAAGTGGACGTCCCCGGATGAATCGGGAAGGAGCGACAGTCGGAGGATGGAAAACCCGCGTTGAAGCTGCAGAAATCAGTACTTTTGGACTGGGCGGCGACAGCTATATTCAGGTATCCAAGGACAGAAAACTGATTATTGGGCCAAAGAGAGTTTGGCCATTGTCAGTGATAGCTGATAAATATCCTAATTTAGTTGACGAACTCAAAAAAGTAGAGCCTAATGCACAGCTTATTGATAGTCAGCCTGCTGATTGCTTTATGTTGGTTAAGCAGCCCATGGATAAGGATCAGTGGAATGAAACGGAATGGAAAATAATCCATGCTCTCCAAGAGTGTGCTCATAATATTTTCACCCTTGCCGATATCCTTGGGAAAGATCCGAATCTGTTGCCATTAAAAGGCCTGGAGCAGGCCCAGGTTATCGGCAGGATTTCCTTTACCCCCACGGATTTGTTGCATGTCCGCAATACCTTTACCGCTTATAATGTTGAGGCAGCCCAGGCAGGTGCCCGGATTCTCGCTCACCGTCTGAAGATAGAGATGGATGAGTTCCCGGAAAAGGTCTTGAATGAGATTGAAGCCGGACTGTGTATGACGGTATTGCAGAGCTTTGCTTACCGCGATGGGTTAAAAGGGGATCTTAATTCAGAGGCCAGTGTGGAATTCCTGTTGGGTAACCTGCTTCATAGAACCCATCAGCTGGGCTTTAAGACCCATATCACTTTGGACTATCCCATTGTTGCTCTGGGGGCTCCGGTAACCGGATATCTTCCTGCGGTAGGGGATTCTTTAAATACCGCGGTCTTGATACCCACCCATGCAGAAGTGGCTAACGCTGTGGGAGCTGCTGCTGGGCAGGTGGCGGAACTCGTGCGCATTTTGATCAAGCCGGGTGTAGCCGGGGGGTATTCAGTCCATGCTCCTTGGAAACGAGAAGTCTATTTGTACCTGGAAGATGCGGAAAAAAATGCTTTGGAGAAGGCGAAAGAAGTTGCTTTGGAAAGAGCACGGCTAGCGGGTGTGCCTAATCCTGAGCTGTTTATTGAGAAGGAAGAGGTTACAAGTCATACTGCCGGAGGGGATGATGTGGTTTTTCTGGAGACACGCATAGAGGTTACAGCCATTGGACATCCCACCTGGGAAGAGTAGGGGAGGAGAAACATGTTAATTATTGGAGAACTTATTAATACCAGCCGAAAAGCCGTTAAGCCTGCCGTAGAACAAAGAGACGCTGCTTTTATCCAGGAACTGGCTAAAAAGCAAGTTGAGGCAGGAGCTCATTATGTGGATGTCAACTGCGGAACCATGGTCCATGATGAAGTTGAAACCATGGAATGGCTGGTTAACACCATCCAAGAAGCTGTAACGGCACCTCTTTGTATTGATACACCAAGAATGGAGGCTATGGAGGCAGGATTAGCGGCTTGCAAAAATGGCCAGCCCATGGTTAATTCCATTACGGCGGAAAAAGAACGCTATTCCATGGTTTTGCCTTTGGTTCTAAAATATAAGGCTAAAGTCGTGGCATTGTGTATGGATGACACCGGTGTACCCGCCTCGGCAGAACAGCGGATCACCATTGTTAAAAAATTAGTGGGGGACCTGACATCGGCAGGCGTTCCTGAAGAGGATATCTATCTGGACCCCCTGGTCACACCCATTAGTACCGGGGATAATTGCGGCAACGATGTTCTGGATACGGTTCGCTTTATTCGCCAGACCTATCCGAAAGTTCACGGTGCTTGTGGATTGAGCAATATTTCCTATGGGCTGCCTAACCGCAAGATTTTAAATCAGGCCTTCATGATTCAGACCATGGTAGCTGGAATGGATGCCTATATTTTAGATCCCCTGGATAAAGCCATGATGGGCTTCGTCTATGCTTCCCAGGCATTGCTGGGGCAGGATTCCTTCTGCATGCAGTATTTGAATGCTCACCGCAGCGGGTTGTACGAATAATATTTTAAACTTGCTTAAAAGGGCAATGGGAGTGCTGGAGTACACTTCCATTGCCCTTTTGTTTTGTTTTGGAGTGGGAAAATTGATTTTAGCGTAATGGACACTATAAATAACTTAATAAGTAAAATAAAGGTAATAATTCGATCGGTGACGAATATTATATGATTCCTGAAGAGTGGGGTGACTAAAGGATAAATACCCGAAATTGCTTTCGGGTATCCACGGGATTTAGGAGATTAATCGAAGGTGATTTCGGTAATCCCGAATTATATGAAACCGTACGCAAGGGACGGGACCGCGCATCCATGCGCGTATTTACTGGAAAGAGTCAGATTGATAACTTGCTAATAAGGGGATTAAAAAAATGAATACGCGGGGGGAAGAATATGAGTAATTCAAATTATGATACTTATTGTGGGAATTATTGTGGTGCTTGCTCAATAATTTTGGCTTATAGGACTGGATTCAAAGATTCAGTTGCTTCATATTGGACTGAATCTAATTTGAAGGCATATTTACAGACAATAGGGATTAAGCCAACAACTGAAGATAGTTTTCAGCTTAAGTGTAATGGGTGTAAATCAGATGATTTATTCATTAATTGCAAATATTGTGGAATAAGAGCTTGTGCAACAAATCGTAAAGTTGAACATTGTAATAAATGCAATGAATACCCTTGTCAACTGCTTAAAGGGTCCTTATTAAACAAAGATATTCAGGAAAAATTACCACACTTAAAAGTTACATCAAATAATTTAACAACTATTAATAACGTTGGTGTTGAACAGTGGCTTGATGACCAGGAAAAACAATGGAAATGCCCACAATGTCATGCAGACACTTCCTGGTATATGTTTACTTGTGCGAATTGCGGAAAGGATTTAACAGGAGAGAAAGACTATCTTAATATAAAATAATTTATGTTCTATAACGTGGCAACATTATCAAGTTACAATAT
This Desulfosporosinus orientis DSM 765 DNA region includes the following protein-coding sequences:
- a CDS encoding SDR family NAD(P)-dependent oxidoreductase; translated protein: MEGRTAVITGATSGIGAAYALWFAQDGYDLIITGRRRAVIEEFAQKLRKSYGIKVEVVIAELAKPDQVEKLIEKIRHRQVEVLVNNAGFGVNSFYQESDLEIMEQVVEVNVLTPMKLIHALLPGMIRRGRGIIINVSSESAYLSIPKNSVYSGVKAFLLSFTEGLHLDLRNTGVKVQVVCPGFTRTDFHEKMGMKKSKQRNKGLIHWMSPEKVVEISLKDLKKEKVICIPGIHTKLLIFFGKILPKNYYYKFASTFNQKNKSNSRKNQIKQ
- a CDS encoding sigma-54 interaction domain-containing protein translates to MSELKLNQAYVQQIAEVIAAVIEFEVVIIDSNTEVIAGTGKYQSEIGFVYGKESISGQMIKNGSNSILDDDPSKHDICKNCDQKIHCRIKAAILSPIILHDKVIGNISIFAFDVAEKKQLLANQRKYEDFLTKLAALTSSKIDVNEMNSRLAIMANQFSAVINSIIEGIIAINHGGYITHINKSAEKLLSITTRQMNGRHINDIFPEFSVPKVLKFGQQYVEQEIKYFTKDTKDEQCHFISTITPIKKDLEIVGLVISFRSIGEMRKLAGRLIREERKYSLDGILGTSKAMTALKQKMQLVAATDSTILITGESGTGKELFARAIHEESHRKNGPFVAINCGAIPENLLESELFGYEEGAFTGASRGGKPGKFELANGGTIFLDEIGDMPMHLQVKLLRVLQEVKFERIGGVKPVWVDVRIIAATNRNLEEMIEEKLFRSDLFYRLSVIPFYIPPLRERKEDLILLLHHFLDKYNLILGKQITGFTQEVQRKMLAYPWLGNVRELENAVEYAVNIATKNVIDSSFLSSRVNDYFKHNPGLTTGEAPPTLAELEKSAIEAALKKFGNTRQAKEKAAESLGMSRSTFYRKIKNLGLSTKAL
- a CDS encoding cobalamin B12-binding domain-containing protein, whose amino-acid sequence is MSNFEELSQSIISGQLDRVKSLTQQAISAGSNPVDIINQGLIPGMSVVGARFKAGKMYVPEVLMSARAMDAGMELVKPLILSGEIPSAGKIVIGTVKGDLHDIGKNLVSMMLESAGYTIINLGVDAGPEKFVQAVKEHQPGVIGMSALLTTTMLAMKDTIELLKEEGLRDKVKVIIGGAPISQDFSDEIGADGFAPDAGSAADLCKKLLA
- a CDS encoding trimethylamine methyltransferase family protein; its protein translation is MCDLSKSQYVRANYQVNATPQLKMLSDDQCEMVMNGALEVLERTGAEIHSPEALEVFRKGGCWVEGNMVRFPSHLVEWAIRSAPSRIVVSNQKGERTLFLEGQNIYYGPGPTNTYTIDPFTGERRRPRKSDTVRAAKVIDALPNIDYAMDCGTVMDVTPTLSDVHAFQAMLENTNKPIIHWGFGIEQYQDIIDMAAAVAGSLEALQKDPFILLYSESSPPLRHSIEAIDKAIFAAKNNIPIVYTPCTFAGGVAPATMAGTLVIAVADSLVGLVAGQLVRQGSGFVMGGLISTMDMASTILSYGAAELSLLSAGLTAVARYMKIPMFSTGGCTDSKVIDVQMGLEAAFSILIAGLSGANLIHDCSYMEYGATSSLELMTMDDEIIGMVKRILQGVKVDDEHLALNVINDIGPGGHYLAHDHTMAHFREFWTPTLINRLRYDGWKAEGSKSMAQRVKEKTQDIINNHQAEPKPDHVLKAIQAIVDRAEAREANKR
- a CDS encoding cobalamin B12-binding domain-containing protein, which produces MSNFEELSQSIISGQLDRVKSLTQQAIGAGTNPVDIINQGLIPGMSVVGARFKAGKMYVPEVLMSARAMDAGMELVKPLILSGDIPSAGKIVIGTVKGDLHDIGKNLVSMMLESAGYTVINLGVDAGPEKFVQAVKEHQPGVIGMSALLTTTMLAMKDTIELLKEEGLRDKVKVIIGGAPISQDFSDEIGADGFAPDAGSAADLCKKLLA
- a CDS encoding trimethylamine methyltransferase family protein, whose amino-acid sequence is MPVRSNYAENTSPMFKILSPRQCEEILLAAQEVLERTGVTVYDEEARETMKKAGCWVDGILVRIPSAVVNRALQSVPKRVTLCNSRTGSRDVRLEGYNAYFGTGSDTPFTIDPYTGKRQRSTKQSVSNACKVIDALENLDFVMSLGIVQDVPLLISDRHQFEAQVLNTGKPIVTTAHDIYGFADIIEMCEIIAGGVEELRRNPFMTLYAEPISPLQHAWEAASKLILAAKKGLPVVYTPCVMAGGTVPATMAGVLTQGLAESLSGLVINQSTREGSPFIMGGVFTIMDMATTIFSYGSPEFNLLMSSLADMAHYLHIPMFGTAGCSDSNIVDEQAGIEAAMSIAMTALSGPNLNHDVGYIEYGSTSSLEFLTINNDVIGMARRLVRGIEVNEETLALDLIHKIGPGGHFLCENHTMENFKKETYYPNLIDRQRFESWTEYGSKTLFERANERVKDIIENYEPDPLPKDIQQKIRGIVERSEQKIAK
- a CDS encoding hydantoinase/oxoprolinase family protein, with translation MPLILGIDTGGTFTDGVLLDLDTKEVKRKAKAFTTRGDLSIGIRNCIENMGDLDPRQVQLVSLSTTLATNAIVEGRGCRVGLIMIGHESSGNLPAHQVFVVNGGHDIKGIPVSELDLEAIRRAVTDMRGQVDTIAISSYLSIRNPEHEQAAQRLIQELWDVPIVCAHQLTTALGYYERTVTACLNARLLPIIAELLAAVRSVLKEKNITTPLMIVKGDGSLMSETMTREKPIETILSGPAASIVGAVFLTGSDSALALDMGGTTTDIAILESGRPRMNREGATVGGWKTRVEAAEISTFGLGGDSYIQVSKDRKLIIGPKRVWPLSVIADKYPNLVDELKKVEPNAQLIDSQPADCFMLVKQPMDKDQWNETEWKIIHALQECAHNIFTLADILGKDPNLLPLKGLEQAQVIGRISFTPTDLLHVRNTFTAYNVEAAQAGARILAHRLKIEMDEFPEKVLNEIEAGLCMTVLQSFAYRDGLKGDLNSEASVEFLLGNLLHRTHQLGFKTHITLDYPIVALGAPVTGYLPAVGDSLNTAVLIPTHAEVANAVGAAAGQVAELVRILIKPGVAGGYSVHAPWKREVYLYLEDAEKNALEKAKEVALERARLAGVPNPELFIEKEEVTSHTAGGDDVVFLETRIEVTAIGHPTWEE
- a CDS encoding methyltetrahydrofolate cobalamin methyltransferase: MLIIGELINTSRKAVKPAVEQRDAAFIQELAKKQVEAGAHYVDVNCGTMVHDEVETMEWLVNTIQEAVTAPLCIDTPRMEAMEAGLAACKNGQPMVNSITAEKERYSMVLPLVLKYKAKVVALCMDDTGVPASAEQRITIVKKLVGDLTSAGVPEEDIYLDPLVTPISTGDNCGNDVLDTVRFIRQTYPKVHGACGLSNISYGLPNRKILNQAFMIQTMVAGMDAYILDPLDKAMMGFVYASQALLGQDSFCMQYLNAHRSGLYE
- a CDS encoding DUF3795 domain-containing protein → MSNSNYDTYCGNYCGACSIILAYRTGFKDSVASYWTESNLKAYLQTIGIKPTTEDSFQLKCNGCKSDDLFINCKYCGIRACATNRKVEHCNKCNEYPCQLLKGSLLNKDIQEKLPHLKVTSNNLTTINNVGVEQWLDDQEKQWKCPQCHADTSWYMFTCANCGKDLTGEKDYLNIK